A window of Pseudomonadota bacterium contains these coding sequences:
- the grpE gene encoding nucleotide exchange factor GrpE, with protein sequence MPGCVFGAGARVRGQEVHQHGVGSDCTDTPIYLRGGATASLVRNREEHATADLWGDTRPAERLSLLAEGARVLLDRIGTLEAERREDAARYEKKQRKALLDLLTVVDTFDDVATSLESLKAQVAPVQQRVFGRLRIVAKQLGRWLADQGVEGYEAEGEFDPTRHVIVDTEFDAAKPPGVIICQVKRGYCLHGDVLRAAHVVVSTDDENHPTSIETEKGL encoded by the coding sequence ATTCCCGGATGCGTATTCGGTGCGGGGGCGCGAGTGAGGGGGCAAGAGGTGCACCAGCATGGCGTCGGATCGGATTGTACAGATACGCCAATCTATCTACGGGGGGGAGCGACAGCATCATTGGTGCGCAATCGTGAAGAACATGCAACCGCCGACCTTTGGGGCGATACAAGACCCGCCGAGCGTCTGAGCCTGCTGGCCGAGGGGGCGCGGGTCTTGCTCGACCGCATCGGCACGCTCGAGGCCGAGCGCCGTGAAGACGCCGCGCGCTACGAAAAGAAGCAGCGCAAGGCGCTGCTCGACCTGCTCACGGTGGTCGACACCTTCGACGATGTGGCGACCTCGCTCGAGTCGTTGAAAGCCCAGGTTGCGCCCGTGCAGCAACGCGTGTTCGGCCGGCTGCGCATCGTGGCGAAGCAGCTGGGCCGCTGGCTGGCCGATCAGGGGGTCGAAGGGTACGAGGCCGAGGGCGAGTTCGACCCCACGCGCCATGTCATCGTCGACACCGAGTTCGATGCCGCAAAGCCACCCGGCGTCATCATTTGTCAGGTCAAACGCGGATACTGTCTGCACGGCGATGTGCTGCGCGCGGCGCATGTGGTGGTGAGCACCGATGACGAGAATCATCCGACTTCGATTGAAACCGAAAAGGGGTTGTGA